TTGTATGAAAGGTCACTAGTTAGAAAGGAGGAGGTGCCTGATCTGGTGCATCTCACTCATCTAACGACGCCAGAATCCATATATCATCTGCGCGTTGGATTCGCAAGCCTGGCCTCCGCGCCTCACAAATCCAGGTGGTATCTGTGGCTAATGTGGCCAGTGACTGTATGGTCCATGATGATCACTTGGATATACGGCCGCGCATTTGTTGTCGAGAGGAACGTCTTCAAGAACCTCAAACTGCAAACATGGGCTGTGCCCAAGTATAGCATCCAAGTAAATACAGAACCACAATGATCAGTCCCATAATTAATAAGTGTAAATTAAACAAAACTAGCTAGTTCTAAACTCCTAATTACTTTGGTTTTACATATTATGCAGTATTACATGCATTGGCAGAGAGAGTGGATAAACAACCTGATTGAGGATGCAATCCTCGAAGCTGATGAGAAGGGCGTAAAGGTGCTGAGCCTCGGGCTATTGAATCAGGAAGAGGGGCTTAATAGAAATGGTGATATGTTCTTGAGAAAACACCCTCAGCTGAAAGTGAAATTGGTGGATGGGAGTAGCTTAGCAGTTGCCATAGTTCTGAACAGCATTCCGAAAGGAACGACTCAGGTGGTGTTCCGAGGCAATCCAACCAAGGTTGCATATTCCATCGCGCTCGCCTTATGCCAAGGGGGGATGCAGGTTAATGATCATAACAACAAACTGGATTCATTTACCATGTATATATAATACAGATGGATGATTAATGATGTAATCTCCCTTGTGAATAGGTCTTCACATTGAACGAGGACGACTACAAGAAGATCAAAGCTAAGCTCAACAGTGAGGCCGCGAGTAATCTGATTCTCTCCAAAAACAGCCCTTCCAAGGTTGGCATCTCAAACACAAATGACCATTGCATCAAAACTACTCCACATTTTTTATTGACTAATTGTTTCCACAATTATGTCTGCAGATATGGTTGGTCGGAGACGGGCTAAGTGAAACAGATCAACAAAAGGCGTCGAAAGGAACCATGTTCATTCCCTTCTCTCAGTTCCCCCCAAAGAAAACGCGCAAAGATTGCTTGTACAACACCACACCAGCAGTGTTGGCTCCAAAGCATATTGAGAATCTTGACTCTTGTGAAGTAATTACACGTCATCTCATCTAATCTCAATCAAATTACTTTTTGAAATGCACTATGAATTAACATAGAGTTTCTTTTAATTGATCAATGACAGAACTGGCTGCCGAGGAGAGTGATGAGCGCGTGGCGCGTGGCAGGAATCGTGCATGCTGCAGAGGAATGGAATGTGCATGAGTGTGGCAATGTGATGTTCAATATTGAGAAGATTTGGAAGGCCAGTCTTGAACATGGATTCCGTCCCCTCACGCCGCCTGCTGAATCAAACCTCAACAACTAGGCTGCATTCTTCGATGTCGAAAGAAGTAAAATGTGGTATATATGTTGCAGCCTGAATTTTACAGTTACAAAAATGTTCAAATGTCTAATCTTGCACATTTATCCATTCTATATCAAAGAAGAGTGTTTGCCTCTGCTTCAGTAATATATTGTTGAGAATAGTATAACTAATGCACTTCAACTATTGGCATTATTAATCAAACTTTATGCTTGCAAATTTCTGCTAGTAATTAGGTGAAACTAATAACCACAACACTTACTCAGAAAAACGTAAATATTCAAtgtaaatgaattaattaagtaaatacTATTAGTGTCAGGGAATACACAGTATATTCAGTTTTCAGAACAGTATGATTCTTTCAAAAGGGCTTCATTAACATCCAGTCtgaactttaatttttaattctaGTCAACCACTAGCATTTTGTTAAGggtgtttcccttaacaagcaccggcggcgagtttcgctcggcggtggagaCAATTTCCGGCGACCAATAGGCTCGGCGGACGGTGGcagagtttctgtgcgcgggagtcgctcccgtcgggcagataactcggcggttgatagaatactccggcgtccaattaggatAGGCGGAGGGAATCCAAAGTTAGGATTGAAAAACACACGTTATCCTTGgtggagaaaatatttcattaattgattgaatgaataaaaaatataacagtctatcctatttataatgctactgacttaatgaacaagaaaacaaagatatagaaaaagatatgctaaatccctataatatctaaactaaataataataatagaggttcgtatcaactcccccacggttaaaatccaccttgtcctcaaggtgggaaccacgaagcaaaaaggagagttgaaagcagaagcttcggcgaggcaactcatcctggatcaaacacacaccgaacagatgaacgtctcccttcttcacttccataaaaaatcaacaaaggagacccaactttgtcggaaaaattccttgccaaatcgaaaagcttgtccatgcctcccagaatgcccaagcatggcatgccattactcggagggatcaaccttgcatctttttcgagcgatgttgatcgatgattcatacttggaacataaccgacattcaaatccacatagacacaagcaattacgggcaaatcggtgtaagcaccatctcctttcttgccccaacaatttccaacaacatttttggatgacacttgaacaatattgagtgaggcgattatcttctccacttcaccaatagaaccatcctcctctttatcttctagcaatgtctcctccttttcaccaatcttctcatcatataccccaacgagctCTTGCGGTGGCTCactgtcgttcttgacaatccctttgttctagaggaactctccaggggactcgttgttttgaacatcaagaggagcgccatcattgtgaacatcggtaatgtcatggggaacatcatcaccgaatactatcgtgggagtattatcagttttctcttcggctaaattctcatcttgaatgttctcctcaaactcctcctctaATATGGAGTCCTTTGAATCACAAAGCTCTGCATCTAATATGGAGTCCTCTGAATCACAAAGCTCCTCGTCGCCGTCTCGTGTTGGCGAATGCATGTGAGTAACGACCTCTCCATAACAACTGCCCTCATCTACCTCACTCCGAAAGTGATGCGGCAGTGGAGGCTGCGGCAAAGGTCGAAATTTTACAAAGCCACGAACAATGGGATCCACATGTGTTGGTGGTTCATGTGACGAGTAGTCCGATGTGGGGACAGATCCCGATGGAAGCTGAGAAGGGGGCTGCGAAGAGGAGACCCCTAGCTGCCCTCGAGGCCCCCGATTCTGCCAAGGCCGACGCGAACTCGTAGGCGTTGTCGATGGCTGGCCACGATCTACCTGAATGTCTGCTAACTCCAACGTTAAGGCCATCGCGGCTGCAAGCGACGAGGGGCGATGTAAATGCAGATGCTCCTGCATGTCTGGTTTAAGGCCTGCGACAAAGAGTGTGAATAACTCCGATTCCGGGACCCCTTGCACCCTGTTGAGGTACCTGTCGAAAGTATCATGATATTCCCGCACTGTTCCTGTCTGAGTAAGCTTGGCGAGAAGGCCATAATAATTCTTAAAAAACTCTGCCCGTCAAAACGATGTCGTACATCATCCAAGAAATCCTGCCACGCGACGAAATAGTTGTTTGCGCAATAATTGAAAACCCACTCCGCCGCCGGCGGATCAAACAACATTACGGCGTAGTGCAGGCGCTCAGCGTCGGGCATCATAACGTGGTCGAAGTAGTACTGAACCCTCGACACCCAATTAGTAGCGTCCGATCCATTGAATCGAGGTGGGTGCATCTTAACCCTCTGAGGTTTCTCATAGCCCGCAACGTGGGACTTGTAACGATGCGGTGGGTCCCAACACGTAGTGGGGCGGACGAAATTGTGATGTCTTTCCCCTTGAAATTCCCAGCCATGGCTTATACGACTCTTCTCCTCGCGACGCGGCCCTTCTAGGAAACCAAGATTAGGGTTTCTCAGCTGAAACCCTTTCTCCCAATTACGTCTCCGTCGTGCCCCGTCACCATCAGAATCGTCGTCGTCATACCATGTTCGCTGATCATACCTGCGACAGGGGTTTGGTTCAAGATTATCGAACCGGTGATCCATTTCATCCCTCCAAGAATCCCATCTGTCGAGTCTATCTATCAAGCGATCCAATTTATAACCCACGGAATCATCGTGGTCCGCATCCTCCGTTGGGTGACCCTCACGGTCCCCCTCGTCGGTCTGCTGTCGGTTGAAACCGACGTTGTCTCGGTGGCCAAACGCGTTATCACGGCGTGACGAGCCATTCGGAAAGTAGTCGGGTCGGTTTGCGCCCCAACCTTGCCTACCGTTGTTGTTGAATCGTCTCATGAgtactggatgaaagcaccagttgttaagggtgtttcccttaacaagcaccggcggcgagttTCGCTCGGCGATGGAGATCAATTTTCGGCGACCAATAGGCTCGGCGGACGGTGGcagagtttctgtgcgcgggagtcgctcccgtcgggcagattACTCGGCGGTTGATAGAATACTCCGTTgtccaattaggatcggcggagggaatccaaaGTTAGGATTGAAAAACACACGTTATCCTTGgtggagaaaatatttcattaattgattgaatgaataaaatagataacagtctatcctatttataatgctactgacttaatgaacaagaaaacaaagatatagaaaaagatatgctaaatccctataatatctaaactaaataataataatagaggttcgtatcacaTTTCTTGCAGAAACTTTGAAGATATAAAAGCTCTATATCAATTCAGACAAGACAGACTTATACAAACgataattttttacttttcgtATGTTTGATAGAGAATTTTCAACATTACATGGTGtgcataaatataattatttaagcTGCCATATTCATatacagtggcggatccagaattTTTGGTTTGAGGTAGGGTAAATAATTATATCAACTTGGAGCTTTAAAATCGGTTAATTATCTTCTCATTAACatgtctttatttttttcgaaaaaGCTTCATTATCTTCTATTTGGATGAGATGACTTTAACTGTCTAAAATGAAAAttcttaaatttatatattggagataatttatttaagtttttgcaaagtgtgttatttttaatGACAAAACATCTTTTGGTTTATTTAAGAAAAAgttcaataaattttaaaaattaaataaatatatgcatTAGAAATACTAAAGATAAATATGAAATGTATTAGAAGggaattaaaatttttacaaaataatcgaaaaatgatttaaaaaaaacctaaatGTATTTAAAAAGTGCTAAAAAtactttcataaaaattaaatgcattacaaatagaaaattttaaaagtacaaaaaattaaatggaATTAAGCTTGAGAATAgtgaaaagataataaaatcaaatatattagtggaaaattaaagtaagagagagaataatgtagagaatagtcttttctacattattctatctcttattttactatttctctactttaactatttattatcattttcctaaaatgagtgcagaaaaataaatgactcaactaccgcggAACGGAGTGAGTATGTAAGAAAAATTAAAGGTATTAAATAATATGCATCAGCAATGATAAAAGGTTAAAAAGAGAACAATCAAAAGAGAACTAAAAAATATCTGAAATGTGATACATGAGAATTGAACCTGTGTCACCTTCGTTCCCATGTAGATCCGCTAATATTCCTGTATCTAAGAAAATAACCTGCAATAACAGGCGAATAATGTTAAAAAATGATTTGGATATTGGTTATTGAagatcaataaataaaaaagaaagtagAATGAGGAGAAAATGATTGATTATGTTAgactaggggtgagcaaaaaaaccggaaaccgaatatccgaaccgaaccaaaccgaaattttgaaattcggttcggttttttcggtttttaggttcggttcgggcgaagaaaaaaaccgaaaaaccgaaaaatcgaattatatatatatattctattaatttaatatattatatattatatataatatatatattcttttaatatattctactatataatatatattatatatattattaattttatattatatataaatattctattagtatatataaaataaaataaaatacacatatataaatatatttatattatatttatttttttcaggttttttgattttttttcgggttttttcggttttgttcgggtttttcggttttttaagttcggttttcggtttttcggtttcgatttttcggtttttcgggttcggttcggtttggattttgaactaaatttagtttttcggttttggttcggttttggcaaaaaaaaccgaaccaaaacctgAATGCACACCCCTATGTTAGACTGTTAGTAAAAGTGAATAATGGctagtatttttaaaatgaacCAATCAAACTAACGAAAAAGAATATTAATGAAATTAGATATTTGTGCGGAGACACATATAGCTGAAAAAGTAAATGCATAATCTTCTTCATCCGTTCCCACCAAATATAAACCATTATTCTATTTAAATTGTCTCAATTAACATAactcattattaaaaataaaaatatttttatttttattttattctctccatttaacaaacaaaattaatatCTGCTAAATAAATGAGTCATTTTTCAtaaaacggatggagtattctCTAGTAAAATATGAATCTGAACCACTAAACCCAATCAAAATGAGATAtctaaaattctaaattataaaTCCAATTTTCGTACTTCTTttgagcacgagttttaaggaattgatatttaaagagttaaagtgataagagtaaagtatgatagagggaaaagtagagaaataaagagagaataaaatagctgaagaataaagtaagagggaagactatttactaaaaaagaaatgacatACTTATGTTGGGACATCCCAATAAAGGAATATGGACGGAGGGATAATAAAATTTATCCAAACCAAAAGAATTCGAGATATAGAAAAGATAGAAAAAcgtaaaaatataatttgaagAATAACTCGAATCAATATGAAACTATGAAATATGAAAAGATCAATTCGATGATCAGAAAATTTCGGAAGAACccaaaattgaatttgaaaatttggTTTGAATCGAGGACTGAATTTTGAAAGATAAGGAAGATAGTAATAGAAGTGCAGTAGTACTTAATAGGAGTAATTAAATTTTGGTAAAACTGTTGATACAGGATAAAGAGGGGTTAACTGTATATCATTAATAAGCAGCACTGCAGTATCGACACGTTGATCTTCAACAACTCAGGATTTGTCGTGCTTTTAACAAAATCCAATTACTTACTAATCCCGGAATTATACATAAACACCTAAGGAGATGTTCGGTATTCAAACTTGTATTTcaggattaaatatgtagtgtgtagGGCTGATaaaatatatcgaaatatcgaaaTACCACACTTACCATACCGAAAAATAGTGAATTTTTGGTATGCcgcacttttcggtacggtacgATACCTTATCGACAGATTTAGGTATGACAAATGTATgaattttgtatataccgcaTCATACCTCATTATACcgcaattacggtatataccgcaaaattAACGGTATGTACCGCAAagttacggtatataccgtaattttgaGGGATATAccattaataattatatatatttaacatatttattatttataatattatatttaagataaaatgttattttcaatattttatatttttatatatcaaaTAGGTatgatttgcggtataccgcggtataccacaacacggtacggtataccgaaatgtcggtatggtaacggttttcatattttcatataccgaatttttggtataccgaaatgcggtataccgaaaaatcgacATGGTACAGTATCGTGTTTTctcataccgtacttttcggtacggtatgcggcATGCccatttcggtacggtataccgtaccgatcCAACCCTAGTAGTGTGTTTATtttatgagattcaatctcataattcaatcctagatggatatttatgggataattaattataactaaCCATGAAAGGAAACACAAGATTCATGTAGAAGAAAGTGTATAGCTGGATTACTCAGAATAGAAAGGGATAGAGCAATGTATTCATTACTTGATTCTATCCAAACAACATTCCATATTTATACACTGCATTCGAATAATTGATGTCACGTTAACTTTCACTTGATCGGTTGATTGCTTCTTCAACTGATCTCTAACACCCTCCCTCAATTCGAGGGAAGATAGGGACACAACTCCGAGTTTGTCCCTTAGCTTCACGAAGGATTGTCGGCTCAATGGCTTAGTAAAGATATCTGCTACTTGGTCTGTTGTTGGGACATGCCGAAGGTCAACTTCCTTTGCTAAAACCTTATCTCTAACAAAATGTACATCCAATTCAATATGTTTTGTTCTCGCATGAAGAACTGGATTGGAGGCTAATGCAATAGCACTCATGTTATCCACCCAAATGACATGGACTTGCTTCCTTTGAATATTCCGTTCACCAAGTAGAGAAGTCAACCAACTAACCTCTAAGGCAGCATGTGCTAAGCTTCTGTACTCAGCCTCCATGCTTGATCTAGCTACAATTGTTTGCTTCTTAACACACCAAGAAATCAAGTTCCTGCCAAAATATGTGCAATACCCACTCGTTGATCTTCTGTCATCAATATCCGAAGCCCAATACGAATTAGAAAAGGCAGAAACAACACCATTCGATTTGCAGATTTGTATGCCAAAACTCAAAGTACTAGATAGATATCTCAGAATCCTCTTAACAGCTTTCCAATGGGTGTCAAGTGGTGCTGACATATATTGAATCACTTTATTCACAGCATAGTTTATGTCTGGTCTGGTGATAGCTGCGTATTGAAGAGTGCCAACCATGCTCCTATATAGCTTTTGATTAACTAGAGGTTCACCAACACTCTTACTGAGTTCACAACCAGAAACCATGGGTGTCGGACATCCTTTAGCATCTGTCATGTTGGCCTTCTTCAACAAATCTCTGATGTAGGCAGATTGGCAGAGATGCAAGCCATTATCAGTTTTAACAACTTCAACTCCTAAGGAACAAACTTACTTCTCCAAGATCTCTTTCAAGGAAAAATGAGAATTCAATTGATGTATCACCTTCTGTATTGATGTAGATGAATTTCCAGTTATAAGCATGTCATCCACGTAAATTAATAGATAAAGAACTTCATCCCCCTTTTGCCTAAAAAACATAGAAGCATCGGCCATTGACTGAGAGAACCCAAGAGACAGCAAAATTGAATATATAGTGATGAACCAAGCTCTTGAAACTTGTTTAAGACCATAGATTGCTTTCTTGAGTTTACAAACCTAGTGAGGGCCTCCTTGCTCAAAATCCAAAAGGTTGTTTTATATAGATATCCTCTTCTAACTCACCATTTAAGAAAGCATTATTGACATCCAAATGAGTTATAGTCCAATCGAGGGAGATAGCCAAACTGAGGATTAATCTGATTGTAGTAGGTTTAACAACTGGGCTAAAAGTCTCATTGAAATCAATGGTATACagtgaaaaataataaatattatgaaTGGTATATAAGAAATAAATGGACGACCATTATCGCTAGCTATATGTCTATACGTTGCTTTTTAAATTTCgattttgtaaaataaattttaaaattttatgtatgtttattaattaaaaaaaacctcgCGTGAAATGCATACCTTAACTGACTATTGTAATCGGAAAATGGAAACGAATTGATATTAGCAGATGTTCATATGGCTTAATTAAGTGGACTGACTACTTGTTGAATATGGATTATAGGCCATTGAATGTGCTGTAACTAATCATTAATTAtgatgaaaaaatatcattGACAAATTGAGCAATACATGATCTTACAATAGGATACTGATAAAAATAACTAAGTTTTAATGTATagccaaataattaaatacgCAAGTTATTTGTAGATAACAATTAAAAAGAGTTACTATCATGTTTTTAATAACACGATGGGGTATAAATTAAAAC
This DNA window, taken from Salvia splendens isolate huo1 chromosome 18, SspV2, whole genome shotgun sequence, encodes the following:
- the LOC121775769 gene encoding very-long-chain aldehyde decarbonylase CER1-like, whose translation is MASKPGILTEWPWTWLGDFKYMVIAPWVVHATYTYVTKDRSERDMGHFIIFPFLLTRILHNQLWISYSRFRTAKGTNRIVDKNIEFEQVDRERNWDDQIIFNGLLFYIGYTYIKEAHYLPWWRTDGVIWTILLHAGPVEFLYYWLHRALHHHFLYSRYHSHHHSSIATEPITSVIHPFGEHIAYFALFAIPLLTTVLTKTASMLSFAGYITYIDFMNNMGHCNFEHIPKRLFSVFPPLKYLVYTPSYHSLHHTQFRTNYSLFMPFYDYVYGTMDKSSDTLYERSLVRKEEVPDLVHLTHLTTPESIYHLRVGFASLASAPHKSRWYLWLMWPVTVWSMMITWIYGRAFVVERNVFKNLKLQTWAVPKYSIQYYMHWQREWINNLIEDAILEADEKGVKVLSLGLLNQEEGLNRNGDMFLRKHPQLKVKLVDGSSLAVAIVLNSIPKGTTQVVFRGNPTKVAYSIALALCQGGMQVFTLNEDDYKKIKAKLNSEAASNLILSKNSPSKIWLVGDGLSETDQQKASKGTMFIPFSQFPPKKTRKDCLYNTTPAVLAPKHIENLDSCENWLPRRVMSAWRVAGIVHAAEEWNVHECGNVMFNIEKIWKASLEHGFRPLTPPAESNLNN